A region from the Rhizoctonia solani chromosome 13, complete sequence genome encodes:
- a CDS encoding Transposase family Tnp2 protein, with amino-acid sequence MDHSELMRIYPVCPKPTCGKQYTTEQLYQLPKPRCTWNVGERCPGVLYTERLLADGTIKRSPSKLFPYIPLPAALGRLLSRPGMSELCQHWRNNDNPKDEPTKNPPRPQDPVEWFDDMPANQRFSDISKGWGWRAHATGLTQQFIDGDLTLNADGYQANGGNYTAGGSYTSNGVYIVINNLPYFEWNLFENTILAMVLPGPTEPKDYAFNQMMEPLIDNLISLSNGVDLPVHDAETGEIQDRRVYANLLVLVVDWIARIKCTGHVGATAEENHCPYCKLRACLLSTGRGYDHEGYDLCDPHKHLQDKHQWLRAEWHKRNDIRNETGTTFTELDRLSGFYAFDNAPTDVMHLVDLGLTEAIKTCRRLPTHAQGLKGRVKADQRRLSRLIMIGSYFEAWRVGNSIPDGDIPRGSERSKHYKAQKANAKAFRRRRNHVNDLDGGKLDKVPPWHEFMPLRNPRNWFANLLRFCLLEQVGTVFTDMNIHLTPSFHAITHLPDHLYKYGSVYNTSTAQFERANQMLINVNKNGHGGGEIEATMAKGFMRCVECYRYINELQLIERPTDDNTATTKLLLQGMRDAPEHEVQHGRLDAILAGDAQFLEQEHIRLATAPAKVNFQDHKHRGYYNLMVEYCNNHRPVGLHNVRFYGRSTLTYPHFRWYGVRYGSANHTQGFGSRYGYIGDQVPVIIQGIYKSTVAVLGEEHKFLAVMVQRFVAPAEPPAFPWNHWDHILGIGAWEYQELQPVEAVPATAFTGLFALSNIEMSYGRFWLTFAMITTRPDNLMDGDNMRVDD; translated from the exons ATGGATCACTCAGAGCTCATGAGGATCTATCCTGTGTGTCCCAAGCCAACATGCGGCAAGCAATACACGACGGAGCAACTTTACCAGCTACCCAAACCTCGTTGCACTTGGAACGTTGGAGAACGGTGCCCCGGTGTTCTATACACAGAGCGTTTACTTGCCGATGGTACTATCAAGCGTAGCCCGTCCAAATTGTTTCCTTACATCCCTCTCCCTGCTGCTCTCGGTCGTCTACTGTCCCGCCCTGGTATGTCTGAGCTTTGTCAACACTGGCGTAACAACGACAACCCCAAAGATGAACCAACCAAAAACCCACCAAGACCCCAGGATCCTGTGGAGTGGTTTGATGACATGCCAGCCAACCAACGGTTTTCGGACATCAGCAAGGGATGGGGATGGCGGGCGCATGCGACGGGACTCACCCAACAATTTATTGACGGCGA CCTTACACTTAATGCGGATGG atACCAGGCAAACGGAGGCAATTACACTGCCGGTGGAAGTTATACTTCCAACGGAGTGTATATTGTTATCAATAATCTTCCTTATTTTGAATGGAATTTATTCGAAAACACGATCCTTGCGATGGTACTCCCTGGACCAACGGAGCCTAAGGACTACGCGTTCAACCAAATGATGGAGCCTCTTATAGACAATCTAATTTCTCTGTCTAATG GCGTTGATTTGCCGGTGCACGATGCCGAGACGGGGGAAATTCAAGACCGACGCGTTTACGCAAACTTATTGGTCCTTGTGGTTGATTGGATCGCGCGCATCAAATGTACAGGTCATGTCGGTGCTACTGCGGAGGAAAATCACTGCCCATATTGCAAGCTACGGGCCTGTTTGCTGTCGACTGGGCGAGGCTATGACCATGAAG GCTATGATCTTTGCGATCCACACAAACATTTGCAggataagcaccaatggCTCCGTGCGGAATGGCACAAACGCAATGACATCCGTAATGAGACCGGGACAACGTTTACCGAACTAGACCGGCTCTCCGGTTTCTACGCATTTGATAATGCGCCCACTGATGTAATGCATTTGGTAGATCTTGGGCTCACAGAGGCTATCAAAA CCTGCCG CCGGCTCCCTACCCAT GCTCAAGGGTTGAAGGGACGCGTTAAGGCCGACCAGCGGCGCCTCTCGCGCCTTATCATGATCGGCTCGTATTTTGAGGCCTGGCGTGTGGGCAACTCAATCCCTGATGGGGATATTCCTCGCGGCAGCGAGAGGTCAAAGCATTACAAGGCCCAGAAGGCCAATGCAAAGGCTTTTCGTAGACGTCGGAACCATGTCAACGACTTGGATGGGGGCAAGCTTGACAAAGTGCCTCCTTGGCATGAATTCATGCCATTGCGAAACCCTCGCAATTGGTTTGCAAATCTATTACGGTTCTGT TTACTTGAACAGGTCGGCACGGTGTTCACTGATATGAATATCCACCTCACCCCAAGTTTCCACGCCATTACTCACTTGCCTGACCACCTCTATAAATATGGAAGTGTTTACAACACTTCAACTGCCCAATTTGAGCGTGCAAACCAAATGCTCATCAACGTCAACAAGAATGGGCATGGAGGTGGAGAAATTGAAGCAACAATGGCAAAGGGGTTTATGCGTTGCGTTGAGTGTTACCGCTAT ATTAACGAATTACAATTGATTGAAAGGCCAACCGACGACAATACGGCAACCACAAAACTTTTATTACAGGGCATGAGAGACGCCCCGGAACACGAAGTTCAGCATGGTCGGCTGGACGCAATTCTGGCCGGGGACGCCCAATTTCTTGAACAAG AGCACATTCGGTTGGCAACCGCCCCCGCCAAAGTCAACTTCCAAGATCACAAGCACCGGGGATATTATAATCTTATGGTTGAGTATTGCAATAATCACCGCCCTGTAGGTCTGCACAATGTTCGCTTTTACGG CCGATCCACTCTTACTTACCCCCACTTCCGTTGGTACGGCGTTCGGTACGGCTCGGCAAACCATACCCAAGGATTTGGTTCACGCTACGGTTATATCGGCGACCAAGTACCTGTGATCATTCAGGGTATTTACAAATCGACAGTGGCTGTTCTGGGCGAGGAGCACAAGTTTCTGGCTGTCATGGTTCAGAGATTTGTTGCTCCGGCAGAACCACCAGCCTTCCCATGGAATCATTG GGATCATATTCTTGGAATCGGCGCATGGGAATACCAAGAGCTCCAGCCAGTGGAAGCAGTGCCGGCAACCGCATTTACCGGCCTCTTTGCGCTTTCCAATATCGAGATGTCATACGGGCGCTTTTGGCTTACTTTTGCAATGATAACA ACAAGGCCCGACAACTTGATGGATGGAGACAACATGCGCGTTGATGACTAA
- a CDS encoding Retrotransposon-derived protein PEG10 has product MLSILVSPEARDYSCTLKDKRCPPAGPTMQCAGGTVYNQAATISSTSINACHLTDLDTFPPNKHYTPADSCSRPGSPHLGSCSKTYLLQSPRTPPLFESIDNSTQPDELLDLCDNSSAGSDSDSDSDDPCLTTCSPCLDVDYFGKYLMNLSVSGATRPAPLPLGNDPLPSDAKEPHHDDPYIEDDDNADTYPDNPDNPDNPDDPEGVLVEEPPIRVPPDDAKGPPGPPGNDAGAGMPLFDAHPTLRNIYLRTWAQYAFNHATQDSVQAILESHKLALMANAQYLPQPLVKEI; this is encoded by the exons ATGTTATCCATTTTGGTATCACCAGAAGCCAGGGACTATAGCTGCACATTGAAGGACAAACGGTGTCCACCCGCTGGCCCAACAATGCAATGTGCGGGCGGGACCGTCT ATAATCAAGCCGCAACAATCTCTAGCACTAGCATTAATGCATGTCACCTTACTGATCTCGACACATTTCCACCCAACAAGCATTATACTCCCGCCGATTCTTGTTCTAGACCTGGATCGCCCCATCTTGGCTCTTGTTCTAAGACTTACTTATTACAATCTCCACGTACCCCACCGCTTTTCGAGTCTATTGATAATTCTACTCAACCGGACGAATTGCTTGACTTATGCGACAATTCCTCCGCCGGCTCAGACTCAGACTCAGACTCAGACGATCCATGCCTTACCACGTGCAGTCCTTGCTTGGATGTTGATTATTTCGGCAAATATCTCATGAATCTATCTGTTTCTGGAGCAACTAGGCCTGCCCCGCTTCCCCTCGGCAACGATCCCCTTCCTTCTGACGCCAAAGAACCCCACCATGACGATCCATACATAGAAGACGACGACAATGCTGATACTTACCCAGACAACCCAGACAACCCAGACAACCCAGACGACCCCGAGGGAGTGCTGGTGGAGGAGCCTCCAATCCGTGTCCCACCAGATGATGCCAAGGGGCCTCCCGGACCTCCGGGCAATGATGCAGGGGCCGGTATGCCTCTATTTGATGCTCACCCAACTCTGCGGAACATCTACTTGCGCACTTGGGCTCAGTATGCATTCAACCACGCAACACAGGACTCTGTCCAAGCAATACTGGAGTCTCACAAATTggcacttatggccaacgCGCAATACCTCCCCCAGCCGCTTGTCAAAGAGATTTGA